In Castor canadensis chromosome 6, mCasCan1.hap1v2, whole genome shotgun sequence, the genomic window CTTTCTGAGGGTTGTAATTCATCTGGTCTTAGCAGAAAAGCGTCCTTGTTCTCAAAGGTCTTCGGGAAGTAGACTTAGTATATTTTCACCCAAAAGGCATCAGACTGCAGTTTAGTGGACAGAGCAAAGTTAGGCGGAAGCTGTCTGTAATCTTTTCCTAAGAACTTGAGGTGCCTAAGCCACCTACACTTAAAATCCTCAGCATTGACACATTGGCAGTGTCATAGGACAGAACTGTTGACCTTGACACTTCAGATAAGAATTTCACTTGTCATCTAAGACCTAGACTTTACAGTTCTTTCTTAGAACAGCATGTGCTAACTactcggttttttttttttgcagtactggggcttgaactcagagcctacaccttgagccactccaccagcccttttttgtaatggtttttttcttcgagatagggtctcaggaactatttgtccgggccagcttcaaacctcgatcctcaatcctcttgatctctgcctcctgagtagctgggattatagacatgagccaccggagCCCGGCTACACTCAGGTCCTTTTCTAAGGAGGACACTGGAGTTGGGTTCCCACTGATCCCCCTGCATTTTCTGCCCTCCTCTGTTGCTTATTACGCCTCCATCCCCCTTCCCTATCCCCACACTACCTACCTTCTCTGTTAGTCACCTGGTAGATCTGCTGTGGTGTGCTGGCGGGAGATGGGACTCGCCAGTTGACATCGTCTGTACTGTAACACCTCTGTTCCTTGCTCCTGCAGGTGACAGAGCTGAATGAGCCCCTGTCCAATGAAGAACGAAACCTCCTGTCTGTGGCCTACAAGAATGTGGTTGGAGCGCGCCGCTCCTCCTGGAGGGTCATCAGTAGCATTGAGCAGAAGACTTCTGCCGATGGCAACGAGAAGAAGATCGAGATGGTCCGCGCCTACCGTGAAAAGATCGAGAAGGAGCTGGAGGCTGTGTGTCAGGATGTGCTGAGCCTGCTGGACAACTACCTGATCAAGAACTGCAGCGAGACCCAGTATGAGAGCAAAGTCTTCTACCTGAAGATGAAAGGGGACTATTACCGCTACCTGGCCGAAGTCGCCACTGGAGAGAAGAGGGCGACTGTGGTGGAGTCTTCTGAGAAGGCCTACAGTGAAGCCCACGAGATCAGCAAGGAGCACATGCAGCCGACTCACCCCATCCGGTTGGGCCTGGCTCTTAACTACTCGGTTTTCTACTACGAGATCCAGAACGCCCCGGAGCAAGCCTGCCACTTGGCCAAGACCGCCTTCGACGATGCCATTGCTGAGCTTGACACTCTGAACGAAGACTCCTACAAGGACTCTACTCTGATCATGCAGCTGCTCCGTGATAACCTCACGCTCTGGACAAGCGACCAGCAGGATGACGACGGCGGCGAGGGCAACAACTAAGGCCCGGGGACTGGCAGCGCACGCCACGCTACTACTGCAGTCTTTATTTTTCCCATGAGTGGGGGTCgggtgggggagggaaagggagggctgACCTTCCCAGGGAGAAACCCACGACCTGTCCTGTCTTTTGATCGCCTCTTTGACATTTTGCCAAAATACCACTAGTAGAAAGTCAGCCTCACGCGGGCATGCGGACTGTTAGGTAGGTTCTTGCAGGCGGAGCTGTCTGTCTTTAACTTAACTTATTGCTAGGTGATAGGGAATTGAGGTGAAAAGAAAGCGCAAATGGATGGCCCTCATTCAGTAAGTTCTGTGGTTCCAGTAAGGATTTTTATGTTTATCTGCTCTTGTCCTAAGTTTCGGGTACCTTCTGTCTGTGTTAGCTCTGCTTTTGTTTCCAGGGTGTTCTCTACCAGGCATGGCATAGTTTAACTCTCCCAGTGGACAGACTTGGGGCATAAGGTCTGCTTGTCCTTATGGTTTAGGCCTGGCCGGTTTTCTGGTCTCTGATTAGTTGACAGTATTAACACTAAATTGCAGTTTACAGTATTTCTGCATTACAGCCATATGTGACATC contains:
- the Ywhag gene encoding 14-3-3 protein gamma, whose product is MVDREQLVQKARLAEQAERYDDMAAAMKNVTELNEPLSNEERNLLSVAYKNVVGARRSSWRVISSIEQKTSADGNEKKIEMVRAYREKIEKELEAVCQDVLSLLDNYLIKNCSETQYESKVFYLKMKGDYYRYLAEVATGEKRATVVESSEKAYSEAHEISKEHMQPTHPIRLGLALNYSVFYYEIQNAPEQACHLAKTAFDDAIAELDTLNEDSYKDSTLIMQLLRDNLTLWTSDQQDDDGGEGNN